In the genome of Hippoglossus hippoglossus isolate fHipHip1 chromosome 12, fHipHip1.pri, whole genome shotgun sequence, one region contains:
- the ptgdsa gene encoding prostaglandin D2 synthase a, whose translation MRTTVLAVVMVTCLMMVVDADVKPQRDFNLQRFAGKWYRVGLAYDAPSFVPFRDRMKVSMGIITALPNGNVNLTMWDSMPWGCQSKTYHYERTTVPGQFTYFSTRHNMVKDITVVDTNYSEYAVVLKHKVFNREYTQVALYGRSLRLKIDIIQKFNGFASSRGLSRDSILTPPPAENCPPSASGR comes from the exons ATGAGGACCACGGTGCTggctgttgtcatggtgacgtgcctgatgatggtggtggacGCTGATGTGAAGCCACAGAGAGACTTCAACCTGCAGAGG tttgcaGGGAAATGGTACCGTGTGGGTCTGGCCTATGACGCTCCAAGTTTTGTCCCCTTCAGAGACAGGATGAAAGTGTCCATGGGCATCATCACAGCGCTGCCCAACGGGAACGTTAACCTCACCATGTGGGATTccat GCCGTGGGGCTGTCAGAGTAAAACGTACCACTATGAGAGGACCACTGTTCCTGGACAGTTCACCTACTTCAGCACAC GCCATAACATGGTGAAGGACATAACTGTGGTGGACACAAACTACAGTGAATACGCTGTGGTTCTCAAACACAAGGTTTTTAACAGAGAGTACACACAGGTGGCACTTTACG GTCGttctctcagactgaagatcGATATCATTCAGAAGTTTAATGGCTTCGCCTCGTCCCGAGGTTTATCCAGAGATTCTATTCTGACTCCACCTCCAGCAG AGAATTGCCCACCCTCTGCATCTGGACGTTAG
- the LOC117771605 gene encoding protein AMBP-like isoform X1, with translation MQKAVSLVSLLVLGSVWTLEGVHTLPETLPLPQEDFHLDQFMGRWFEVAVVSTCPHYMQRKRGNPVIVALQLQHVAPQVNFTMTAASVRNGSCQQTSTVYDLTDTPGRFFHRILRFDADVDSFMVETNYDEFALMLLLSTEKPSGTKTTSIKLYSRTVDVTPAVLLNYKTLVRQHGMSDEAVIMNHKKDECAPRELETEPTTQPQISAPKKSKRNVVPPVDSHNI, from the exons ATGCAGAAAGCAGTGAGTCTGGTTTCTCTGCTCGTCCTGGGGTCAGTCTGGACCCTGGAGGGGGTCCACACACTCCCAGAAACTCTCCCCCTCCCACAGGAGGACTTCCATCTGGACCAG TTCATGGGGCGGTGGTTCGAGGTGGCAGTGGTCTctacctgtcctcactacatgcaGCGCAAGAGGGGGAACCCCGTCATCGTGGCactgcagctgcaacatgttGCTCCTCAGGTCAACTTCACAATGACGGCAGCTTCTGTCAG GAACGGCTCGTGTCAGCAGACGTCCACAGTTTATGATTTGACCGACACTCCAGGACGATTCTTCCACCGTATTCTCA GGTTTGATGCTGATGTTGATTCCTTCATGGTTGAAACCAACTACGATGAGTTCGCATTGATGCTTCTGCTGAGCACAGAGAAACCATCGGGAACTAAAACCACCAGCATCAAACTTTACA GTCGGACTGTGGATGTGACTCCTGCCGTGCTGCTCAACTACAAAACATTGGTGAGACAACATGGAATGAGTGATGAGGCCGTCATCATGAATCACAAAAAAG ATGAGTGTGCTCCACGTGAGCTGGAGACAGAGCCCACTACTCAGCCTCAG ATTTCTGCTCCCAAGAAGTCCAAGAGAAATGTAGTGCCGCCTGTGGACTCTCATAATATCTGA
- the LOC117771605 gene encoding protein AMBP-like isoform X2, whose translation MQKAVSLVSLLVLGSVWTLEGVHTLPETLPLPQEDFHLDQFMGRWFEVAVVSTCPHYMQRKRGNPVIVALQLQHVAPQVNFTMTAASVRNGSCQQTSTVYDLTDTPGRFFHRILRFDADVDSFMVETNYDEFALMLLLSTEKPSGTKTTSIKLYSRTVDVTPAVLLNYKTLVRQHGMSDEAVIMNHKKGTFNDMFSLLSSDIPVLQILDSTLSCLPR comes from the exons ATGCAGAAAGCAGTGAGTCTGGTTTCTCTGCTCGTCCTGGGGTCAGTCTGGACCCTGGAGGGGGTCCACACACTCCCAGAAACTCTCCCCCTCCCACAGGAGGACTTCCATCTGGACCAG TTCATGGGGCGGTGGTTCGAGGTGGCAGTGGTCTctacctgtcctcactacatgcaGCGCAAGAGGGGGAACCCCGTCATCGTGGCactgcagctgcaacatgttGCTCCTCAGGTCAACTTCACAATGACGGCAGCTTCTGTCAG GAACGGCTCGTGTCAGCAGACGTCCACAGTTTATGATTTGACCGACACTCCAGGACGATTCTTCCACCGTATTCTCA GGTTTGATGCTGATGTTGATTCCTTCATGGTTGAAACCAACTACGATGAGTTCGCATTGATGCTTCTGCTGAGCACAGAGAAACCATCGGGAACTAAAACCACCAGCATCAAACTTTACA GTCGGACTGTGGATGTGACTCCTGCCGTGCTGCTCAACTACAAAACATTGGTGAGACAACATGGAATGAGTGATGAGGCCGTCATCATGAATCACAAAAAAGGTACTTTTAATGAtatgttttctctgttgtcCAGTGACATTCCTGTACTGCAGATATTAGATTCAA ctctttcctgtcTTCCCAGATGA